The genomic interval CGTCCCCGAAGCGTTCCAGCACGAGGCTTGCTGCGGCGCGCCCGGCCTGGCGCATCAGGCTCCCCTGTTCGACCTGGGGCGCGAGGCCCGCTTCGATTGCGCGCACCTGGGCCACGCTGTATAGACTACTTCCCATCCTCACTCCGATTCACATGGCTAGGCATGCATTCTCGCCAATTTTGGGCCTCAGCGTGAATACAATTGGCAAAAACTTCAGGCCCGGGCAACGAATGCGGAAGCGGACGCATACAATAAGCGCACGCAATTTCTACTTTCCACCAGCACGAGGATACACAATGGATTGGCAGTTCTGGATCGACCGCGGCGGCACCTTTACCGACATCGTGGGCCGGCGCCCCGACGGGCAGCTCGTGACGCACAAGTTGCTGTCGGAAAATCCGGAACAGTACCGCGACGCGGCCGTCGCCGGCATCCGCCACCTGCTGGGGGTGTCCGAGCAAGAGCCCGTGCCTGTGGCCCGCATCGAGGCCGTCAAGATGGGGACCACCGTGGCGACGAATGCGCTCCTCGAGCGCAAGGGCGAGCGCACGGCGCTGGCGATCACGCGCGGCTTTCGCGACGCGCTGCGCATCGCCTACCAGAACCGCCCGCGCCTGTTCGACCGCCACATCGTGCTGCCCGAATTGCTTTACGGCGAGGTAGTGGAAGTCGACGAGCGCGTCGGCGCCCATGGCGAGGTCGTGCAGGCACTCGATGCCGCCGCCGCGCGCCGCGCTGCAGGCGGTGTACGACGGCGGCACGCGCAGCCTGGCCATCGTGCTGATGCACGGCTACCGCTACACCGCCCACGAAAGGGCGCTGGCGCAGATCGCGCGCACGATCGGCTTTACGCAGGTCTCGACTTCGCACGAGGCGAGTCCCCTGATGAAGCTGGTCGCCCGCGGCGACACCACCGTGGTGGACGCCTACCTGTCGCCCATCCTGCGCCGCTACGTCGACCAGGTGGCGCTTGAACTGCCCGGGGTGCGCCTGCAGTTCATGCAGTCGAACGGCGGCCTGACCGACGCGCGCGCCTTCCGGGGCAAGGACAGCATCCTGTCCGGCCCCGCCGGCGGTATCGTCGGCATGGTGCGCACGGCGCGCCTGGCGGGCTTCGAGCGCGTGATCGGCTTCGACATGGGCGGTACCTCGACCGACGTCTCGCATTTTGCGGGTGCGCATTTGTCAGACTATGAACGGGTGTTCGAGACCCAGGTGGCGGGCGTGCGCATGCGCGCGCCGATGATGAGCATCCACACGGTAGCGGCCGGCGGCGGCTCGATCCTCCACTTCGACGGCAGCCGTTATCGGGTCGGCCCCGACAGCGCCGGCGCCAACCCGGGGCCGGCCTGCTACCGCCGCGGCGGCCCGCTGACCGTCACCGACTGCAATGTCATGTTGGGCAAGATCCAGCCGCGGCACTTCCCGCACCTGTTCGGACCGAACGGGGACGAACCCCTTGATGTCGCCGTGGTGCGCGAGCGTTTCGCCGCCCTGGCGCGCGAAATCGAAGCGGCCACCGGCGACGTACGCTCGCCCGAGCAGGTGGCCGAGGGCTACATCCAGATCGCCGTCGGCAACATGGCCAACGCCATCAAGCAGATTTCGGTCCAGCGCGGCCACGACGTCACCGACTATGCGCTCACCAGCTTCGGCGGCGCCGGCGGCCAGCATGCCTGCCTGGTGGCCGACGCCCTCGGCATGAAGACCGTGTTCGTCCACAGCCTGGCCGGCGTGCTGTCGGCCTACGGCATGGGCCTGGCCGACCAGGGCGCGATGCGCGAACAGGCGGTGGAGGAGACGCTGGGCGAGGACACCGTCGCGTCGCTGGCACGCCGCCTCGATGCGCTTGCCGCGGGCGCGCGCGAGGAACTCCTCCAGCAGGGGGTGGACGCCGCCCGCATCGAGGTCCTGAGGCGCGCGCACCTGCGCTACCGGGGCACCGACTCGGCGCTCATCGTGGACTTCGGCAGCGCGGCTGCGATGGCGGCGCAATTCGAAGAGGCTTACCGGCGCCGCTTCTCTTTCCTGATGCCGGGACGGGCATTGATCGTGGAGGCGGTATCGGTGGAAGCCACGGGCCGCTCGGATGCGCCACCGGAGGGCGTCGCCCCGGCGTCCCGACGCAGCGCCGCGCCGCAGGCAGCCGAGCGGGTGCCGATGTTCGGCGCCGGCGCCTGGCAGGGCACCGCCATCTACCGCCGTGCCGACCTGCGGCCGGGCGATTGTGTCAAGGGACCGGCCATCGTCGCCGAGAAGAACGCCACCACCGTGGTGGAGGCGGGTTGGCAGGCGCAAGTCACGCCCTACGACCACCTCGTGCTCACGCGCGTGGAAGCGCTGCCGGCAAGGCAGGCCATGGGCACTACGGCCGATCCGGTCATGCTGGAGATCTTCAACAACCTGTTCATGTCGATTGCCGAGCAGATGGGCCTGCGCCTGCAGAACACGGCCTACTCGGTCAACATCAAGGAGCGCCTGGACTTCAGCTGCGCGATCTTCGATGCGGCCGGCAGCCTGGTCGCGAATGCCCCGCACATGCCGGTGCACCTGGGCTCGATGGGCGAGAGCATCAAATCCGTGATGCGGGCGAATGCCGGCCGTATGCGCGCCGGCGACGTCTATGTGCTCAACGACCCCTACAACGGCGGCACCCACCTGCCCGACGTGACGGTAATCTCGCCCGTGTTCGACGAGGCCGGACAGGAAATCCTGTTCTACGTCGGCTCGCGCGGCCACCACGCCGATATCGGCGGCACCACCCCCGGTTCGATGCCGCCCGATTCCACCCACATCGAGGAAGAGGGCGTTTTGCTGGACAACGTCAAGCTGGTCGATGGTGTCGACGGCGTGCTGAAGGAAGACGAGATGCGCGCGCTGTTGACGGGCGCGCGCTACCCGGCGCGCAACCCGGACCAGAACCTGGCGGACCTGCGCGCCCAGGCGGCGGCCAACCAGAAGGGCGTCGAAGAGCTGCGGCGCATGGTCGCGCATTTCGGCCTGGACGTGGTGCGCGCCTACATGGGCCACGTGCAGGACAATGCCGAGGAGGCGGTGCGGCGCGTGATCACGGCACTGCAGGACGGCGCCTATACGGTGGAACTCGACAACGGCGCGCGCATTGTGGTCGCCATCACGGTAGACCGGGAAGCGCGCAGCGCCCGCATCGATTTCACGGGCACGTCAAGCCAGCTGCCGAACAACTTCAACGCGCCCTCGAGCGTGTGCATGGCGGCGGTCCTGTACGTGTTCCGCACGCTCGTCGACGACGAGATCCCGCTCAACGCCGGCTGCCTGAAACCCCTGGAAGTGATCATCCCGCCCGGCTCGATGCTCAACCCCCATTATCCGGCCTCGGTGGTGTCGGGCAACGTGGAGACCTCGACCTGCATCACCAACGCCCTGTACGGCGCGCTCGGCGTGCTGGCCGCGTCCCAGGGCACGATGAACAACTTCACCTTCGGGAACGCGCGCTATCAGTACTACGAGACCATCTCCGGCGGCAGCGGTGCGGGACCAGGCTTTCACGGCACCGACGTCGTGCAGACCAACATGACCAATTCGCGCCTGACCGACCCGGAAATCCTCGAGTTCCGCTTCCCCGTGCGCCTGGAGAGCTACGCGATTCGCGAAGGCTCGGGCGGCGCCGGGCGCTGGCATGGGGGCAATGGCGGCGTGCGCGCATTGCGCTTCCTGGAACCGATGACGGCGGCCATCCTGTCGAACAACCGCATTCACGCGCCCTTCGGCATGGCCGGCGGCGCGCCGGGTGCGCGTGGCGTGAACAGGGTCGAGCGCGCGGATGGCCGGGTCGAGCAGGTGGACCACATTGGCAAGGTCGAGATGGCGGCGGGCGATGTGTTCGTCATCGAGACGCCGGGCGGGGAGGATACGGAGAGCCCTGAGGGGGCGCCGCAGGGGGAGCCCGCCCCTGCCCCAACGGGGGATGGGCGCCCCGTGCCCCGCGCCGTGCCGGCGTCGCCGCCAACGCCGTTCAGCGCTTCGCCGCCGCGCAGCTCATCTGCGTCACCTTGTCGACGCAGGCGCCGTACTGGTTGATCCCGCTGAAACCATACACCGTCACCCCGGGCGCGGCGGGCGGGGCGGCGAACGCAGCCTTGCCCTCGGCCACGCGCTGCTGCGCCCCGGTATCGACCCGCTGCACGCACACGAGCTTCGCCGGCAGCCTGGCCAGGAGGATGCTGCCATTGCTGCCGACCGTGCATTGTGCGGACGCGGGCGGCGCACTGCAGCTGTCGGCGACGGTCTGCCAGCTGCCCACGATCCAGCCGCTGCCGACGCAGCTGGCACGCCGTTCTGGGCGATGCCGCCGGCCTGTCCCGCCGGGCAGGCCAGCTGGCGCGTCTGCGCCGCCGGCGCGCTGCCCGTGCATTCGCCCGGCAGCAGGCGGGCATTCGGGTCCTTGCCGGCGTCGTACAGGAAGCCGTGCATCGCCACGTTCCAGACCATCGTTTCCCAGGTGCTGAACTCGTTGCCGTTGATGAGGGACCAGCCATCGGCCCAGCGTCGCAGCCCGGGCAGCGATTCCCAGCGCGGATAGACCTTGTTGCTCACCGCCGTCTGGTAGGCGGCGCCGCTGCGCCCTTCGGTCGGGCCGAACACGACGATGCCCGGCACGTTGCCGATCGGTTTGCCCACATGCTCGGACGAGACGCCATCGGACAGGCCGGCCTTCGTGAAATAAGAGTCGAGGTGGGTCGGGCTTTGCACGACGTCGGCGCCCAGGCCGGTGACAAAGGAGCGGCCCAGGGGATTGAGGCCCAGCGCGAAGTCGGCGTACTGGCTGACCGCGTCGAGGTAAGCCTGGCGCTTCGCCGCGTCGTTCGTCAACAGCGAGGCGAACGCATACACGTCGGCATACTTGCCCTGCGTCGTCGCCGCGCCCCAGGCGATGAAGCGGGTCGCGCCCTGCGGATAGGCCTGGGTCTCCGGTGCCGGCCCCGCGTAGCTGCCGCTATCGGCGAAGTGGAGGACGCGCCCCTTGAGCGCTGCCGCCGGGGACGCGTCGACCGGCCTGCCTTGCTGCAGGGAGGTAGCTGCTGAAGTGCGCGGTCTGCGCGCTGGCCGAGCTGTTGCCGGGCAGGTACTGCTCGGGCCATGCCCCGGTGCCGGCGACGATGGCTTGCGCT from Massilia sp. Se16.2.3 carries:
- a CDS encoding glycoside hydrolase family 9 protein; translated protein: MYAFASLLTNDAAKRQAYLDAVSQYADFALGLNPLGRSFVTGLGADVVQSPTHLDSYFTKAGLSDGVSSEHVGKPIGNVPGIVVFGPTEGRSGAAYQTAVSNKVYPRWESLPGLRRWADGWSLINGNEFSTWETMVWNVAMHGFLYDAGKDPNARLLPGECTGSAPAAQTRQLACPAGQAGGIAQNGVPAASAAAGSWAAGRPSPTAAVRRPRPHNARSAAMAASSWPGCRRSSCACSGSIPGRSSAWPRARLRSPPRPPRPG